The genomic stretch ATCAGTTAGACCTATCTTTAATGATATATCTTCTGATATATAGTCTGGACAAGAATCATTGTATACAATTgaaaaaaatgtaagaaaaatCCATCTAGGCAATACAATAATATTAATTTAGGTGGTGATGACAATAACACAAtgaccacaccacacacacggtctctattgtataatACGCATTGAAGTCTTGCTGTATGACACAGTAGAGTAGCAATGCTAAGCATTGAATAGTTGAATCATCACATAACTTGTCTACAATACCTTTTCAAATAAACCTGCAAATATACTTTAAAAAAAGCAGCACCAGACATGTTAATTACTGAACAACATGTTCACAAATTAATCAGTCAATCAAAAACAAATTAAAATCTGAAAATATAAAAATTATAACTTTGATGTCTTCAATACCATGTGACACTATTAGCACTAATGCGGACAATCTCTATCAAAAAGCAGCAGCAACTCCAAGGAGGCAAAGCACTTCACATTCAAATGCAATGTTCAAGTAGCATCTTTAAACACCACCAATGACTGACTAAAACACAGAGCCAACCAAGTTTATACACCATAACGTTACATTAATTCAGAGGTTAGcttgtcttttttgttgttgttgttgtatgatTTAACATGAGTTGACCGATCTGGCAGCAGATGAGATTTCTACTGTATAAACTTTGTCCCAGATAACGTGATCCATGCATTTGAACATTTTTGATAAGGATTTACACATGCGTTCAATTTTTGTTTTTCATAGGGTCTACTAAAAGAGATGATTGGCAGAAAGTTAGGTCTAACATTGATAATATACAGGTGTCACAATTTATTTATGAATGTGTTCCAATTAATGTTGTATGTTGTCATACAATAACATTTACATAATGGCTTGTCAATAATGGCACAACTTAGGGAAATGTGGATATTCCTATAGGATCACTTCATAGAAGTGATGTTATAAATAACTTCTAAATAAACTCTAATACCTTCAAACTCATCTTGTTGTCTTTCCACAATCAATATGGTCTCCTTTCCCACAATACATCATTTCAACACTTTTGTCCAGCACTGCACTTTTTCTTTAATCAGGTCTTTTAAAATTGCAGTTCTCCACAGGGCAGGTTTTAAATCCGAAGCATAGATACGGTAAGTAAGAGTAACTTACCTTCTAAAATGTTTCTATATGAGGCTTACTAAAGTGTATTTCATAGCCAGTGAtgtagttgtaaaaaaaaaaaaacaattggtgGGTAAACGCTGAAGTAACGCACCCTATACTTTCAATGCATATTTCAGCTCGCGCAAAAGAATGAAGGTGTGTAAACGGTGTTTACGtgcgtttaccctccactacaccactgttcATAGCCCCATAAACCGTGTTGTCCTTGCAAAGCACTAAATTGACAGTCCCATGTTACAGGACCCAGGATCATCATCTCTGATTATTTTGTCATTATGCACCAGTATAGGTTGGAACAGATCCATATATATGACACATATGTGGTGCTTGCTGGGTGAGAACAGTCTCTCACTTAAGCCTTTGAGTAACATTGGCTAAGGCCACAGCAAAGGCCTGCACTGCTGAGAAAGGATACTGGAAATCCAGGATATAGGCGTTCCCATCGATTCTGCCAAACTGCATCACCTGTAGAAAGAAAggggggaaaaaatctggaaaacaGATATAACGCTTTGAGGAAGGCCTGTTTTCATCGCTCAATGTCTACCTGGAGCTCGATGGGTACTGACTCAGCTAAGCCATAAAGAGGTCAATGTGACAGTTGGTATTTTAAGCAACAACAAAACTACACTGATTTTAGAATTCTAACTTATATACAACTGCCGTTATTAACAAATCATCCAGGTTTCTGAAAATAATAAAAGCAAAATCTTACCTGTCTGCCATCCAACTCGATCTGAAAGTTCTTAGCAGACTCCTGAGTGACCCGTCCTCCGAAGTCCAGCTGGTAGACCTGTGTTGCCTCGTTCCAGAGTGGCTGCTTATTGGCCATGACGTAGACGAATCCCTGGCTGCCCAGCCCGCGGTCCTCTCTCTCATTGGCCTTCCTGCACTTGATCTCTTCCAGTTCACTGGCCATCCTCAGGCTCCTCTTACTCTTCCAGCCCTTCTTGGAGCTCTGGCTCTGGTTCATCAGTTCGTCTCCACTGATGAAGAGCTCGGGCTCACTCTCGGAACTGTCCTGGAACTCGCTGGTGGTACTTGTCCTGTTGAGCTTCTTGGTTTTGTTCAGCTGCTCCCTCTGGCCTTTGGGTTTCTTCTTGTCCCTGCCGCcaagcctggggctggagatgaggGAGTTGAAGTCGGAGAGGGCGCGCCCTTCCTTTTTGGATTTTCCTTCTGAGACGGTGGTCATGTTTGCCTCCTCAGCTCGGCTGTCCAGACGTTTACGGCTCTTCTTGCTGAACCTGTCAGTCCCCTGCCGGTCTGGAACAGGGCTTTCATTTAGAGAAGACGGCTCCTGGAAGCTACTGGCAGATTCCGTCAGCTCCTCTGTAGGGCTTTTGGGTTTTGGCAGCATGgttggtggaggtggaggaggaagtgaaggaggtgggggaggaggaactgtaggaggagatggggagaggactgGCTTCTCTAACAGTTGATGAGACTTGCTGGGCAGGGTGGCAGAGCCTGAGGGGTCCTGCATGGGTAGGCTGTAGGGGTTCCAGGGGTGCAGGCTAACAGGTTGCAGCTGAAGCCCGGCACAGGAGCTAGCTCCTGGGTACATCGGTGGCAGAGGGCAGCAAGCCAGGTTGGCAAGGTTGGGAGGGTATCCAGGTGGCAAGACCAAGTTGGGGTCCTGCTGGGTGAACTGGGGAACTGGGGCAACTACTTCGTTGGGAGGGCAGGGTGGTGGAGGGCTCTGCATTGACTGGAGTGGGGGTCCACCCTGACCTCCCCCTGGAGGGAAAGGTGACAGGGAGATCTGGTAACCCGATGGGAAAGTAACAGTGCTTGGGCTGCTGGGGGGTTTTGTTGAGAGTAGGAAAGGCAGCCGCGTCATGTCCAGGTGCTGAGCATTGCTGAAGATGAGTGGGGGTGGGGGTttgtgtgttggtggtggaggcgGAGCTAAGATAGTCTGTTCTTGAGGTATCCAGAACTCCTCTGCGGTGTTTGGGTCCCACTGGTATGGCGGAGGACGTTTCAGAGTCAAACTAACCTCCCCAAGAGTCAGGTGACGACACTGCTGACTTAATGCCTCGTCTTCAGTAAAGGCAGAGTTCACGTATACAGTCCTATCCCTGCTGTTATCAATAGGACTCAGCAGATTGTACGATGACTGAGAAGCAAGAGGTGAAGTGCTTTTGGAGTGGACAATGATGGTGCTGTGATGAGCACCTTTTCCTGGTGGGAAATCCTGTCGCACTACAGTGCCTCCTGCGatgccactgctgctactaccacccCCGCTAACACTGACACtggtgctgctgctgttgctgctgcactgAGTGCAGGTATACAGAGCTGTTGGCACTCTCTGCTGGTAAGAGAGCGCTAGAGCAGCACTGTTGATCTTCGACTTGGACGGTAGAGTCCTTGAAGCATCAACCATCTGGGACACCTTCAAGCGGGATTCCCCATCTCGCCTGTCACGTCGCAAGGTAGCGTGAATCATGTGACTACTGTCCATGCGTTGGGGAGGAGGAAGTGTTGTCGTGTTAATGTTAACCTGATTGGCTGGATCTGGGTAGGGGGGTGGGTCTCCGCTGGGTATGGAGTATCGTGGCACCGAGAGGCGGCTTAGAGTCGCTGAGCTGTAAGGAAGATGGATTTTCTTACTGTCAGACGATGAGGTGACTTTAAGTGTGGCAGAACCTCCCATGCCTTGAACAGCGTAGGCGTTCTGGTTGCGTATGAGTCTTCTACGAGGGCGACACACCTCCTCTACATTCCCACTGCTGTCAAAGGTTGTGATCCTCTCGTATCCCATCTGGTACTGGAGACCAACTGGGTGGAGTGAGAACTCGTCTTTCTTCAGACAAGGGTCTGCTGTGACCAGTATGTTGGGGTTGTCACAGTTGGTGATGAGGGTCTGAGGAGCGGTGGAGGTTGTGGCGGTGGCTGCAGACACTACGGTTcctgggtagggagggggagcgTTCACCTTCCTCATCTGGATCTCAAGGGAAGTCTCTGCATCAAGGAAGGAAGGAGGTCTAGACcgtagtgtgtctgtgtctatgaatGAAAGAGTTCTAGATCGGGAGGAGTCCGCATCGAGGAAAGACGGGGGTCTAGATCGCAATGTACCGGTATCTACATCAATGAAAGAAGGAGGTCTAGTCCGTATTGTGTCTATGTCGACGAATGACGGCGGCCTAGATCTTGATGTGTCTGCttcaaggaaggaaggaggtCTAGACCGTATGCTGTCTACatcaatgaatgatggaggcctggATCGCGGTAGACTTGGCCTGCCCAGAGTATGGCTCTGAGTATGGCCCTGCTGTCCTCTTTCTGGTCCCAACTCTGGACTGGGGTGGGGTACCTGAAACTGCTGCaaagagatggtggggtagccaGTAGGCGGAGGGGGCAAGGTGATCTGCAACTTTAGTTGCTGCTGCATTTGTTGGTGCTGTCTCTGCATCTGTTGGTGCTGCTGTTGTAtctgctgatgctgctgctgcaactgctgctgttgctgcctcaTCTCTATAATCTGCTGTCGgatctgctgttgttgttgctgcattTGTTGCTGCTGCTGATGCATTTGCTCGTGCTGCAGTTGCATCTGCTGGTGCTGCTGAGCGATTTGCTGCTGTTGCAAGTGTTGGTGCTGCTGTTGGatctgctgttgttgctgttgcagTGCCGCCTGTTGTTGTTGGTACTGTTGTTGCAGTGCTTGGTGCTGCTGagtctgttgctgctgctgctgttggatCTGCTGTATGTGAAGCTGttgtagttgttgatgttgttgtggaATCTGTGGTTGTTTGTGctgtagttgttgatgttgtgaaatctgtggtTGTTGGTGCTGTAGTTGTTGATGTTGCATCctctgttgttgctgctgctgctgctgctgttgcgtTTGTATCTGCTGTGGTTGTTTGGACTGCTGTTGTTGGTGCGTCTGTTGTAACTGAGGACGTTGTTGGTGAGGTTGTTGGGGGAGGTTATGTGGAGGCGGAGGTGGAGGTAATGTTCCAGCCAGGAGGGGACCCATCTCTAGCCCATTAAATATCACCTGTCCTGGGTTAGAGTACCTTCCTAGAGTCCCACTGTAATGTACTGCCACAGCATCCTGACCATGATCAGACCCCAGAACAGAGGCTGAGGCCGCTGCTgctgccgctgctgctgctgctgaagcCGTAGCCGTGGGATTGGTCAGGACATCCAGCTGAATGTTCTGATTGGCCAGCAGGGACTGGACCAAACCAATGCTCTGAGTGGGGGACATGGCCTGGGCGGGGCTGTGGATGGGCGCGATGGGGATGTTGACCGTACATGGAGGGTTGTCGCCTGTCACTCCAGATGGTCCCGTTACTGAAACACAAGTCAGGGACTCTTATGAATTACATCAACATACACATTGATCCACACAAATTTCAAATTCGGAAAATCCTGCATTCAATAATCCTGAAAAATCCAGTGAAATCCAATTATTTCCTTCATTCATACCTGGCAAGTCATCCTCATCCTCACTGAAGACGTTTGGGTTAAAGACCGGCAGACTCATGAAGTCAAGTGATATTCTCCGCACCTCTGGAAGGTAGATTGTCATCTGCCTTGGTTGTAGATGGAGCAAACTGGTCTTATAGATAACTGAAATGGAGAGAAACATGTCTTTGGTCAAATTTGACAGAGAAATGACAGGAAGGAAATAGCAGTCAAAATAAAGTAAAAACGTAAAAAGTTAAACACATCAAATTGGGCAATGTGTGATTTAATGTGTACATTTTGTTCTTCTCACATTGTAGTGATCTTACCTGCACCCAGATTAGCAGGTAAGAAAGAAGCAAGTCCCACAATTTTGAACTTAGTCCCCCAAATATTGGACGTGACTTGAGCCAGGTAATTATGCTGTGAAACCAGGCAAATAAAAAGGCAGATGGATTATTTGGTGACTTTTTTTAACCAAATGAAAGATGATctcagaacccagaaccaaatatcgtatgtgctagctagctagctacctgattTACTTCCGGCTGTGGAAGTGGCAAAATTGAAACTAGCGAAAACAGCAGTTTCAGCCAATAGAATCACTATGAACTTTCCACTTAATACATGTTCAGATAATACCTCAGAGATTCCATCCATGGACATCTCTCGACGTGTCAGACTGGGAGAACGAATCAGAGGCTTCTTCGTTGGTAACCTTGGCGATCGAAGTCCTTCCTGACTAGTCCTAGACGTCTTGGGAGATTTTCTTGATTCCATATTCCTTCTACGCCAGAAAACAACAAAACCAATGGCAAATAAGGGCAAAATAGACTAATTTTAAATAATAAACACTGTCGTTACAACAAGTTAGAACAAATCAAATGATAAATACCGGTATGACATATTTAGGAAGCTTGAGCTTTTGAATTGGATGGATCAGAGACGGGTAATGTTTAGGATTAGAGTTGAATATGGTAAACAGAAATCTTATAATGTCATTCCTGCAGAATCTAGACCACTGTAATGAAAGATACCTGGAATGCTTGGGAGACCTGTTTCCTCTGGATAGTTTAGGCGACTTCTTCCCAACCCACTCATCACTCAACTCAATGTCGCTGGAGTCGGAACAGTTACAGCTGTCAGTCATGTAGGAGATCATAGCATTCACACACACCTCGtctgaaataaacaaacaaacatacaaacaacaaataaaaaaTGATCTATGATTCAACCTAAACAGGTCAGAACTGTAGAACTTCTGAAAAACAATAGTAGGGGTAGCTGTTTGTGTCTAACATACAATCTATTTTTTAAAAGCTCATTATAATACCTTTTCCTGTGCCAAGCCCACCTGCTTTGCTGTCTGTTTTGGGGTCCATGATGATGAACTCTGGGCGTAGCTTGCTGATGCGTCTGCCTTTGAGGATAGGCACCAGCCCCCCTAGGTGTTCCAGGTATAGGGTGTAACAGGGTCCCCCTGCCTCGGGGTTGTCCTCCGCTCGCTTCATGGTGCAGTGCAACCTCTCG from Oncorhynchus clarkii lewisi isolate Uvic-CL-2024 chromosome 25, UVic_Ocla_1.0, whole genome shotgun sequence encodes the following:
- the LOC139383917 gene encoding tubby-related protein 4-like isoform X1, which gives rise to MSRNCEPGHSVRMLAAVEHGPILCSDSNILCLSWKGRVPKSEKDKPVCQRRYYEEGWLATGNGRGVVGVTFTSSHCRRDRNTPQRINFNLRGHNSEVVLVRWNEPFQKLATCDMEGGIFVWIQYEGRWSVELVNDRGAQVSDFTWSHDGSQALIAYRDGFVLVGSVSGQRHWSSEINLESQITCGIWTPDDQQVLFGTADGQVIVMDCHGRMIAHVLLHESDGIVGMSWNCPCFLVEDSTESDTDSDDNNPPQVRNLKPLLTVSFISGDISLMNNYDDLAPTVIRSGLKDVEVQWCSQGDLLAVAGMERHGVPGLPSDSIMRNALVKFYNVQGEHIYTLETPAQRPITTICWGHRDSRLFLACGPALYVVRVEHRVASLQLLCQQGIASALREERDVGKLNMPSLLCSYVTTAFIPTIKPPIPDPNNIRDFVSYPTAGNERLHCTMKRAEDNPEAGGPCYTLYLEHLGGLVPILKGRRISKLRPEFIIMDPKTDSKAGGLGTGKDEVCVNAMISYMTDSCNCSDSSDIELSDEWVGKKSPKLSRGNRSPKHSRRNMESRKSPKTSRTSQEGLRSPRLPTKKPLIRSPSLTRREMSMDGISEHNYLAQVTSNIWGTKFKIVGLASFLPANLGAVIYKTSLLHLQPRQMTIYLPEVRRISLDFMSLPVFNPNVFSEDEDDLPVTGPSGVTGDNPPCTVNIPIAPIHSPAQAMSPTQSIGLVQSLLANQNIQLDVLTNPTATASAAAAAAAAAASASVLGSDHGQDAVAVHYSGTLGRYSNPGQVIFNGLEMGPLLAGTLPPPPPPHNLPQQPHQQRPQLQQTHQQQQSKQPQQIQTQQQQQQQQQQRMQHQQLQHQQPQISQHQQLQHKQPQIPQQHQQLQQLHIQQIQQQQQQQTQQHQALQQQYQQQQAALQQQQQQIQQQHQHLQQQQIAQQHQQMQLQHEQMHQQQQQMQQQQQQIRQQIIEMRQQQQQLQQQHQQIQQQHQQMQRQHQQMQQQLKLQITLPPPPTGYPTISLQQFQVPHPSPELGPERGQQGHTQSHTLGRPSLPRSRPPSFIDVDSIRSRPPSFLEADTSRSRPPSFVDIDTIRTRPPSFIDVDTGTLRSRPPSFLDADSSRSRTLSFIDTDTLRSRPPSFLDAETSLEIQMRKVNAPPPYPGTVVSAATATTSTAPQTLITNCDNPNILVTADPCLKKDEFSLHPVGLQYQMGYERITTFDSSGNVEEVCRPRRRLIRNQNAYAVQGMGGSATLKVTSSSDSKKIHLPYSSATLSRLSVPRYSIPSGDPPPYPDPANQVNINTTTLPPPQRMDSSHMIHATLRRDRRDGESRLKVSQMVDASRTLPSKSKINSAALALSYQQRVPTALYTCTQCSSNSSSTSVSVSGGGSSSSGIAGGTVVRQDFPPGKGAHHSTIIVHSKSTSPLASQSSYNLLSPIDNSRDRTVYVNSAFTEDEALSQQCRHLTLGEVSLTLKRPPPYQWDPNTAEEFWIPQEQTILAPPPPPTHKPPPPLIFSNAQHLDMTRLPFLLSTKPPSSPSTVTFPSGYQISLSPFPPGGGQGGPPLQSMQSPPPPCPPNEVVAPVPQFTQQDPNLVLPPGYPPNLANLACCPLPPMYPGASSCAGLQLQPVSLHPWNPYSLPMQDPSGSATLPSKSHQLLEKPVLSPSPPTVPPPPPPSLPPPPPPTMLPKPKSPTEELTESASSFQEPSSLNESPVPDRQGTDRFSKKSRKRLDSRAEEANMTTVSEGKSKKEGRALSDFNSLISSPRLGGRDKKKPKGQREQLNKTKKLNRTSTTSEFQDSSESEPELFISGDELMNQSQSSKKGWKSKRSLRMASELEEIKCRKANEREDRGLGSQGFVYVMANKQPLWNEATQVYQLDFGGRVTQESAKNFQIELDGRQVMQFGRIDGNAYILDFQYPFSAVQAFAVALANVTQRLK
- the LOC139383917 gene encoding tubby-related protein 4-like isoform X4, whose amino-acid sequence is MCVCLLLPLIFLHQVSDFTWSHDGSQALIAYRDGFVLVGSVSGQRHWSSEINLESQITCGIWTPDDQQVLFGTADGQVIVMDCHGRMIAHVLLHESDGIVGMSWNCPCFLVEDSTESDTDSDDNNPPQVRNLKPLLTVSFISGDISLMNNYDDLAPTVIRSGLKDVEVQWCSQGDLLAVAGMERHGVPGLPSDSIMRNALVKFYNVQGEHIYTLETPAQRPITTICWGHRDSRLFLACGPALYVVRVEHRVASLQLLCQQGIASALREERDVGKLNMPSLLCSYVTTAFIPTIKPPIPDPNNIRDFVSYPTAGNERLHCTMKRAEDNPEAGGPCYTLYLEHLGGLVPILKGRRISKLRPEFIIMDPKTDSKAGGLGTGKDEVCVNAMISYMTDSCNCSDSSDIELSDEWVGKKSPKLSRGNRSPKHSRRNMESRKSPKTSRTSQEGLRSPRLPTKKPLIRSPSLTRREMSMDGISEHNYLAQVTSNIWGTKFKIVGLASFLPANLGAVIYKTSLLHLQPRQMTIYLPEVRRISLDFMSLPVFNPNVFSEDEDDLPVTGPSGVTGDNPPCTVNIPIAPIHSPAQAMSPTQSIGLVQSLLANQNIQLDVLTNPTATASAAAAAAAAAASASVLGSDHGQDAVAVHYSGTLGRYSNPGQVIFNGLEMGPLLAGTLPPPPPPHNLPQQPHQQRPQLQQTHQQQQSKQPQQIQTQQQQQQQQQQRMQHQQLQHQQPQISQHQQLQHKQPQIPQQHQQLQQLHIQQIQQQQQQQTQQHQALQQQYQQQQAALQQQQQQIQQQHQHLQQQQIAQQHQQMQLQHEQMHQQQQQMQQQQQQIRQQIIEMRQQQQQLQQQHQQIQQQHQQMQRQHQQMQQQLKLQITLPPPPTGYPTISLQQFQVPHPSPELGPERGQQGHTQSHTLGRPSLPRSRPPSFIDVDSIRSRPPSFLEADTSRSRPPSFVDIDTIRTRPPSFIDVDTGTLRSRPPSFLDADSSRSRTLSFIDTDTLRSRPPSFLDAETSLEIQMRKVNAPPPYPGTVVSAATATTSTAPQTLITNCDNPNILVTADPCLKKDEFSLHPVGLQYQMGYERITTFDSSGNVEEVCRPRRRLIRNQNAYAVQGMGGSATLKVTSSSDSKKIHLPYSSATLSRLSVPRYSIPSGDPPPYPDPANQVNINTTTLPPPQRMDSSHMIHATLRRDRRDGESRLKVSQMVDASRTLPSKSKINSAALALSYQQRVPTALYTCTQCSSNSSSTSVSVSGGGSSSSGIAGGTVVRQDFPPGKGAHHSTIIVHSKSTSPLASQSSYNLLSPIDNSRDRTVYVNSAFTEDEALSQQCRHLTLGEVSLTLKRPPPYQWDPNTAEEFWIPQEQTILAPPPPPTHKPPPPLIFSNAQHLDMTRLPFLLSTKPPSSPSTVTFPSGYQISLSPFPPGGGQGGPPLQSMQSPPPPCPPNEVVAPVPQFTQQDPNLVLPPGYPPNLANLACCPLPPMYPGASSCAGLQLQPVSLHPWNPYSLPMQDPSGSATLPSKSHQLLEKPVLSPSPPTVPPPPPPSLPPPPPPTMLPKPKSPTEELTESASSFQEPSSLNESPVPDRQGTDRFSKKSRKRLDSRAEEANMTTVSEGKSKKEGRALSDFNSLISSPRLGGRDKKKPKGQREQLNKTKKLNRTSTTSEFQDSSESEPELFISGDELMNQSQSSKKGWKSKRSLRMASELEEIKCRKANEREDRGLGSQGFVYVMANKQPLWNEATQVYQLDFGGRVTQESAKNFQIELDGRQVMQFGRIDGNAYILDFQYPFSAVQAFAVALANVTQRLK
- the LOC139383917 gene encoding tubby-related protein 4-like isoform X2, whose translation is MSRNCEPGHSVRMLAAVEHGPILCSDSNILCLSWKGRVPKSEKDKPVCQRRYYEEGWLATGNGRGVVGVTFTSSHCRRDRNTPQRINFNLRGHNSEVVLVRWNEPFQKLATCDMEGGIFVWIQYEGRWSVELVNDRGAQVSDFTWSHDGSQALIAYRDGFVLVGSVSGQRHWSSEINLESQITCGIWTPDDQQVLFGTADGQVIVMDCHGRMIAHVLLHESDGIVGMSWNCPCFLVEDSTESDTDSDDNNPPQVRNLKPLLTVSFISGDISLMNNYDDLAPTVIRSGLKDVEVQWCSQGDLLAVAGMERHGVPGLPSDSIMRNALVKFYNVQGEHIYTLETPAQRPITTICWGHRDSRLFLACGPALYVVRVEHRVASLQLLCQQGIASALREERDVGKLNMPSLLCSYVTTAFIPTIKPPIPDPNNIRDFVSYPTAGNERLHCTMKRAEDNPEAGGPCYTLYLEHLGGLVPILKGRRISKLRPEFIIMDPKTDSKADEVCVNAMISYMTDSCNCSDSSDIELSDEWVGKKSPKLSRGNRSPKHSRRNMESRKSPKTSRTSQEGLRSPRLPTKKPLIRSPSLTRREMSMDGISEHNYLAQVTSNIWGTKFKIVGLASFLPANLGAVIYKTSLLHLQPRQMTIYLPEVRRISLDFMSLPVFNPNVFSEDEDDLPVTGPSGVTGDNPPCTVNIPIAPIHSPAQAMSPTQSIGLVQSLLANQNIQLDVLTNPTATASAAAAAAAAAASASVLGSDHGQDAVAVHYSGTLGRYSNPGQVIFNGLEMGPLLAGTLPPPPPPHNLPQQPHQQRPQLQQTHQQQQSKQPQQIQTQQQQQQQQQQRMQHQQLQHQQPQISQHQQLQHKQPQIPQQHQQLQQLHIQQIQQQQQQQTQQHQALQQQYQQQQAALQQQQQQIQQQHQHLQQQQIAQQHQQMQLQHEQMHQQQQQMQQQQQQIRQQIIEMRQQQQQLQQQHQQIQQQHQQMQRQHQQMQQQLKLQITLPPPPTGYPTISLQQFQVPHPSPELGPERGQQGHTQSHTLGRPSLPRSRPPSFIDVDSIRSRPPSFLEADTSRSRPPSFVDIDTIRTRPPSFIDVDTGTLRSRPPSFLDADSSRSRTLSFIDTDTLRSRPPSFLDAETSLEIQMRKVNAPPPYPGTVVSAATATTSTAPQTLITNCDNPNILVTADPCLKKDEFSLHPVGLQYQMGYERITTFDSSGNVEEVCRPRRRLIRNQNAYAVQGMGGSATLKVTSSSDSKKIHLPYSSATLSRLSVPRYSIPSGDPPPYPDPANQVNINTTTLPPPQRMDSSHMIHATLRRDRRDGESRLKVSQMVDASRTLPSKSKINSAALALSYQQRVPTALYTCTQCSSNSSSTSVSVSGGGSSSSGIAGGTVVRQDFPPGKGAHHSTIIVHSKSTSPLASQSSYNLLSPIDNSRDRTVYVNSAFTEDEALSQQCRHLTLGEVSLTLKRPPPYQWDPNTAEEFWIPQEQTILAPPPPPTHKPPPPLIFSNAQHLDMTRLPFLLSTKPPSSPSTVTFPSGYQISLSPFPPGGGQGGPPLQSMQSPPPPCPPNEVVAPVPQFTQQDPNLVLPPGYPPNLANLACCPLPPMYPGASSCAGLQLQPVSLHPWNPYSLPMQDPSGSATLPSKSHQLLEKPVLSPSPPTVPPPPPPSLPPPPPPTMLPKPKSPTEELTESASSFQEPSSLNESPVPDRQGTDRFSKKSRKRLDSRAEEANMTTVSEGKSKKEGRALSDFNSLISSPRLGGRDKKKPKGQREQLNKTKKLNRTSTTSEFQDSSESEPELFISGDELMNQSQSSKKGWKSKRSLRMASELEEIKCRKANEREDRGLGSQGFVYVMANKQPLWNEATQVYQLDFGGRVTQESAKNFQIELDGRQVMQFGRIDGNAYILDFQYPFSAVQAFAVALANVTQRLK
- the LOC139383917 gene encoding tubby-related protein 4-like isoform X3; protein product: MSRNCEPGHSVRMLAAVEHGPILCSDSNILCLSWKGRVPKSEKDKPVCQRRYYEEGWLATGNGRGVVGVTFTSSHCRRDRNTPQRINFNLRGHNSEVVLVRWNEPFQKLATCDMEGGIFVWIQYEGRWSVELVNDRGAQVSDFTWSHDGSQALIAYRDGFVLVGSVSGQRHWSSEINLESQITCGIWTPDDQQVLFGTADGQVIVMDCHGRMIAHVLLHESDGIVGMSWNCPCFLVEDSTESDTDSDDNNPPQVRNLKPLLTVSFISGDISLMNNYDDLAPTVIRSGLKDVEVQWCSQGDLLAVAGMERHGVPGLPSDSIMRNALVKFYNVQGEHIYTLETPAQRPITTICWGHRDSRLFLACGPALYVVRVEHRVASLQLLCQQGIASALREERDVGKLNMPSLLCSYVTTAFIPTIKPPIPDPNNIRDFVSYPTAGNERLHCTMKRAEDNPEAGGPCYTLYLEHLGGLVPILKGRRISKLRPEFIIMDPKTDSKAGGLGTGKDEVCVNAMISYMTDSCNCSDSSDIELSDEWVGKKSPKLSRGNRSPKHSRRNMESRKSPKTSRTSQEGLRSPRLPTKKPLIRSPSLTRREMSMDGISEHNYLAQVTSNIWGTKFKIVGLASFLPANLGAVIYKTSLLHLQPRQMTIYLPEVRRISLDFMSLPVFNPNVFSEDEDDLPVTGPSGVTGDNPPCTVNIPIAPIHSPAQAMSPTQSIGLVQSLLANQNIQLDVLTNPTATASAAAAAAAAAASASVLGSDHGQDAVAVHYSGTLGRYSNPGQVIFNGLEMGPLLAGTLPPPPPPHNLPQQPHQQRPQLQQTHQQQQSKQPQQIQTQQQQQQQQQQRMQHQQLQHQQPQISQHQQLQHKQPQIPQQHQQLQQLHIQQIQQQQQQQTQQHQALQQQYQQQQAALQQQQQQIQQQHQHLQQQQIAQQHQQMQLQHEQMHQQQQQMQQQQQQIRQQIIEMRQQQQQLQQQHQQIQQQHQQMQRQHQQMQQQLKLQITLPPPPTGYPTISLQQFQVPHPSPELGPERGQQGHTQSHTLGRPSLPRSRPPSFIDVDSIRSRPPSFLEADTSRSRPPSFVDIDTIRTRPPSFIDVDTGTLRSRPPSFLDADSSRSRTLSFIDTDTLRSRPPSFLDAETSLEIQMRKVNAPPPYPGTVVSAATATTSTAPQTLITNCDNPNILVTADPCLKKDEFSLHPVGLQYQMGYERITTFDSSGNVEEVCRPRRRLIRNQNAYAVQGMGGSATLKVTSSSDSKKIHLPYSSATLSRLSVPRYSIPSGDPPPYPDPANQVNINTTTLPPPQRMDSSHMIHATLRRDRRDGESRLKVSQMVDASRTLPSKSKINSAALALSYQQRVPTALYTCTQCSSNSSSTSVSVSGGGSSSSGIAGGTVVRQDFPPGKGAHHSTIIVHSKSTSPLASQSSYNLLSPIDNSRDRTVYVNSAFTEDEALSQQCRHLTLGEVSLTLKRPPPYQWDPNTAEEFWIPQEQTILAPPPPPTHKPPPPLIFSNAQHLDMTRLPFLLSTKPPSSPSTVTFPSGYQISLSPFPPGGGQGGPPLQSMQSPPPPCPPNEVVAPVPQFTQQDPNLVLPPGYPPNLANLACCPLPPMYPGASSCAGLQLQPVSLHPWNPYSLPMQDPSGSATLPSKSHQLLEKPVLSPSPPTVPPPPPPSLPPPPPPTMLPKPKSPTEELTESASSFQEPSSLNESPVPDRQGTDRFSKKSRKRLDSRAEEANMTTVSEGKSKKEGRALSDFNSLISSPRLGGRDKKKPKGQREQLNKTKKLNRTSTTSEFQDSSESEPELFISGDELMNQSQSSKKGWKSKRSLRMASELEEIKCRKANEREDRGLGSQGFVYVMANKQPLWNEATQVYQLDFGGRVTQESAKNFQIELDGRQIFSPLSFYR